The following coding sequences lie in one Lolium perenne isolate Kyuss_39 chromosome 2, Kyuss_2.0, whole genome shotgun sequence genomic window:
- the LOC127329537 gene encoding E3 ubiquitin-protein ligase SINA-like 10, producing MGSWLMAQIVQALVPLVNEMPSQIDVRVDVTLLHCQACCLPLKPPVFVCASGHAVCCHCRKSHDEMCGVASIHCGGLGAFICASKVLCSCKDFGCDSYVVYHQPDAHMRACHFAPCKCPESDCGFLGAPPGLVEHFATIHSRPITYVRYGRSWNLSLPLSKCWHVIVGQEDQNVFLVTLVELGAAATVVSLVCVRANNTAIVATRFWCKLSVVHPGGNKDKVVMMSSTVSNNAMFDGTPSPGQGMFLTVPQELIFGELLAINVRIDLVHSIDASTMTETMHPPPHARKTRRFR from the exons ATGGGGAGTTGGCTCATGGCACAAATCGTGCAAGCCTTGGTGCCGTTGGTAAACGAGATGCCATCGCAGATTGATGTGAGGGTCGATGTGACGTTGCTCCACTGCCAGGCTTGTTGCCTACCCCTCAAACCACCCGTATTCGTG TGCGCATCCGGACATGCTGTGTGTTGCCACTGCCGCAAGAGCCATGACGAGATGTGCGGTGTTGCCAGCATTCACTGTGGTGGGTTGGGTGCCTTCATTTGCGCATCCAAGGTGTTGTGCTCCTGCAAGGACTTTGGTTGCGATAGCTATGTCGTGTACCATCAGCCTGATGCACACATGCGTGCATGCCATTTTGCACCTTGTAAGTGCCCGGAGTCCGATTGTGGCTTCTTAGGTGCCCCACCAGGGCTTGTCGAGCACTTTGCCACTATTCACTCTCGGCCCATCACCTACGTTCGCTACGGCCGGTCATGGAACCTCAGCCTCCCACTTTCAAAGTGTTGGCACGTCATCGTTGGGCAGGAGGACCAGAATGTCTTCCTGGTCACTCTGGTTGAGCTCGGTGCCGCTGCCACAGTGGTGTCGCTGGTGTGTGTAAGGGCAAACAACACCGCCATCGTAGCTACCCGGTTTTGGTGTAAGCTCTCGGTGGTGCACCCAGGTGGCAACAAGGACAAGGTTGTCATGATGTCTTCGACCGTAAGCAACAACGCAATGTTCGATGGCACCCCAAGTCCGGGGCAGGGGATGTTCCTGACGGTGCCGCAGGAgttgatttttggtgaattacTCGCTATCAACGTCCGTATTGATCTGGTACACTCAATTGATGCTTCAACCATGACCGAGACGATGCACCCACCACCACATGCTAGGAAAACTAGAAGGTTCCGTTGA